The genomic stretch CTATACCTAAAACTTTCAGACTTTGGATGGTGAAAGGATGCATATTTAATAAAAAATATACCAACAGCGTTTTGCACAGATTATACAAACCTACAGAAACAAAAGTGGCAAAAGCTGCGCCGGTAATGCCCCACTTGGGGATCAGGTAATAATTTAGAGAAATATTAAGAATGGCCATTCCGATCAATAGATACAATTCATATTTATAATATTTGGAGTAGGAAAGTATATGATGATTGGTTCCGGTCGCAGCATCGATGGCTCTTGAAAACAATAGAAAGTACACTGCAGTTTTAATGGCATTAATTTTCGCTGCATTCGGCATTATATTGCTCAAGGTATCGAAAGATATCATGAGCATGATCACTAAAAAAAAGGTAGCCATCATCATGTGGATAGATCCTGATTGGTAATATTTTAAAAGGGCAGTTTGATCATTTTCTTTGCTATAATGTGCAATAGACGGATTGAGTGCATCCGTTATGGCGGTCGCAGGAATAAATACCACATTGCTCATAAACATTGCCAAGGTAAATAAACCGGTGGCTTCTGCGCCCATCATTGAACCCACAAAAAAGGAATCTAATCGCAGCGCAAGCACAGCACTTGTCCCGCTCAGTAAAGAAAATCCGGCATATTGTAATAATTTATTTCGTTCGGTTTGTTGGTATAAATCTTTGCTAAATTGAACCAGAAATGATTCCTTTTTTGAGATCCTGATCATGATCCAACAAACGACAACTGCATAATAAAGAAAGATGAGTGTGATAAAGCTTTTGTACGCAATAAAATTTTTAATCGAAAGTATAAATAAAAGGGGTAAAAATATTTTCAATAGGAGGGCAGTCCAGGCTGTCCAGTTAATTTTTTGAAAATTAATACAAAGTTGCGATGCAAATTCATAACACACCAGTAGTATCGTAAATGGTAAAATCAAAAAATAAACTTCGGCGAGTTTGTTATCCGAATGGAAGGAATCCAAAATGAACTTATAAAAGAAGCAAAACATGAACGAGAAAATTAAAATTCCCATACCATAGGCAGTTAATATAAATCCAAAGAATCCTTTATGATGATTTCCGGGATCTTTATAATATGGAAAAAATCGCAGCATGACATTTCCAAAACCAAGGCTCACGAAGGGTACCAGCAGAGAGGCCGTATTGGTAAGAAATCCGTAAATTCCGTATAATTCTAAATCTTTAGGATACAAAAACAAAGTACTCAGACTGCCTATGGCTGCAGCAAGAATATGGATAATCGCTGCTTGAAGACTTTGTGTTTTAGTTTTGCTTAGCATTTTATCTGTCTTACAGAATTCAATGAGTGTTGCGCACAAAGTTACATTGCTTTAAAATGCGATGTGAAGGGAATCATTTTGTGTGTACTTTTGGCAAATTCTTTTCATCAGTTGCATTTTTTGTGGAAACCATTCAATTACATGTTGAAAATCTTCATCCTTCGATCGAGCAGTATCTCAAAGAGCTACTAGTTACCGGAAGCTTTAATACGGACAATCGATTTGCGGAAGAAGCTGTACGTTGGTTAAACTTAAACTTTAAGCCTGCTTATAGTTTGTTGACAAACAGTTGTACGGATGCTCTTGAAATGTCTGGATTGATTCTCGATTTGAAAGAAGGAGATGAGGTCATTGTGCCAGCTTATACTTATGTTTCAACAGCCAATGCTTATTGTCTTCGGACCCGGGAATTGCGTTTCGCAGATTGTCTCCCCAACAGGCCGGTGGTCGATTTGTCGACCATAGAGCCCTTGGTCACCGCAAATACGAAGGCCATAGTGGTCATGCATTATGGCGGCATTGCTGTTGAAATGAATGCACTTGTTGATTTTTGCAAGCAACATCAGATCGCATTGATAGAAGATGCTGCACATGCGATTGGAGCTACTTATTTGGGAAGGCCCCTTGGATCTTATGGAGATATGGGAAGTATTTCTTTCCATTATACAAAACCAATATCTTGCGGGGAAGGAGGTTGTATTTTATTAAATAGGGAGAAATGGATCAGCAAAGCCAATTGCATTTATGAAAAAGGAACCAATAGAAAATTTTACAAAGAGCAGCAACTCTCGAAATATGAATGGTTAGACCTTGGATCGTCATATGCAATGTCTGGCATACAAGCCTGTGTGCTTGCGGCCCAATTACAATCCATAAATGAAGTGATAACGAAAAGAGTGAAAATCTGGCAAACTTATATGGAATTACTTGCGCCATTATGCCAAAAAGGTCACTTCCAATTGCCGGATGTGCCGGAAGGAAACCAAATCAATGGTTCTTATTTTTTTATTAAATTACAAGAACCTGATCGCAGGGATGATTTTATACATTTCTTGAAAAATGCATCGATCGAATCTGGTTTTCATTATTTGGCTTTACACAGGAGTCCATTTTATGCGAATAAGCGGAATCAATTTCTGCCTAATG from Saprospiraceae bacterium encodes the following:
- a CDS encoding polysaccharide biosynthesis C-terminal domain-containing protein, which gives rise to MLSKTKTQSLQAAIIHILAAAIGSLSTLFLYPKDLELYGIYGFLTNTASLLVPFVSLGFGNVMLRFFPYYKDPGNHHKGFFGFILTAYGMGILIFSFMFCFFYKFILDSFHSDNKLAEVYFLILPFTILLVCYEFASQLCINFQKINWTAWTALLLKIFLPLLFILSIKNFIAYKSFITLIFLYYAVVVCWIMIRISKKESFLVQFSKDLYQQTERNKLLQYAGFSLLSGTSAVLALRLDSFFVGSMMGAEATGLFTLAMFMSNVVFIPATAITDALNPSIAHYSKENDQTALLKYYQSGSIHMMMATFFLVIMLMISFDTLSNIMPNAAKINAIKTAVYFLLFSRAIDAATGTNHHILSYSKYYKYELYLLIGMAILNISLNYYLIPKWGITGAAFATFVSVGLYNLCKTLLVYFLLNMHPFTIQSLKVLGIASVTFVIFNGAFELENPYMSLFLQMITSGFSFLLLTFIFKCSPDLNKFVAEKFIKRFDD
- the rffA gene encoding dTDP-4-amino-4,6-dideoxygalactose transaminase, whose product is MRCEGNHFVCTFGKFFSSVAFFVETIQLHVENLHPSIEQYLKELLVTGSFNTDNRFAEEAVRWLNLNFKPAYSLLTNSCTDALEMSGLILDLKEGDEVIVPAYTYVSTANAYCLRTRELRFADCLPNRPVVDLSTIEPLVTANTKAIVVMHYGGIAVEMNALVDFCKQHQIALIEDAAHAIGATYLGRPLGSYGDMGSISFHYTKPISCGEGGCILLNREKWISKANCIYEKGTNRKFYKEQQLSKYEWLDLGSSYAMSGIQACVLAAQLQSINEVITKRVKIWQTYMELLAPLCQKGHFQLPDVPEGNQINGSYFFIKLQEPDRRDDFIHFLKNASIESGFHYLALHRSPFYANKRNQFLPNADSFEASLIRLPIHTLLQPDQLEYITAIIDSYFGKQVV